The following proteins are encoded in a genomic region of Oryzias latipes chromosome 17, ASM223467v1:
- the LOC101165097 gene encoding tripartite motif-containing protein 16, with amino-acid sequence MEQKRVNLNGAAFSCSICLDVLDIPVTIPCGHSYCMVCIKGFWKGKENDSRSCPQCRETFTSEPALVKNTMLAALTEELQKTGICPPAAEHHYAGAEDVACDICTGKKLHAVKSCLTCLASYCEEHLQPHSDVAAFKKHKLVEPFKNLQETICSIHNEVMKLFCRTDQKSICYLCSVEEHKSHDTVSAAAERTERQRELEESQQQIQQRIQDREKEVKLLQQQEEATNMSVDQAMENSEKIFTELICLVERKRGEVKNNFRSQQQTKVGQVKDLQEELEQEITELKRRDAELKQLSLTEDHSQFLLNYPSLPPLSESTHSSSINVRPPGDVRDVTAAVSELGKKLEDILREELTRISLTITQVDVSPSEPKSRPDFLLTYYRNLTLDPNTAHTRLMMLKKNKVTGVAQTQPYPDNAGRFTFWWQVLSKESLTGRCYWEVEWKGDGLYVAVAYNSISRDGKGKECRFGWNENSWAVHIYGNTCIFYHNCEKVSISAPVSSRIGVYLDHTAGVLSFYSVSKGMTLLHRIQTTFTKPLHAGLWLSLVGDAAEFHHKS; translated from the coding sequence ATGGAGCAGAAACGAGTGAATTTGAACGGAGCCGCGTTTTCGTGTTCTATTTGTCTGGATGTGCTGGACATCCCGGTGACCATTCCTTGCGGACACAGCTACTGCATGGTGTGCATCAAAGGCTTctggaaaggaaaagaaaatgactcCCGCAGCTGCCCTCAGTGTCGGGAGACATTCACATCGGAGCCTGCTCTGGTTAAAAACACTATGCTAGCGGCTTTGAcggaggagctgcagaaaacTGGGATTTGCCCCCCAGCTGCTGAACATCATTATGCTGGAGCAGAAGACGTGGCCTGCGACATCTGCACCGGAAAAAAACTACACGCCGTGAAGTCCTGTCTGACCTGCCTGGCTTCTTACTGTGAGGAACATCTTCAGCCTCATTCTGATGTTGCTgcgtttaaaaaacacaagctgGTGGAGCCCttcaagaacctgcaggagaCCATCTGCTCCATTCACAACGAGGTAATGAAGTTGTTCTGTCGCACAGATCAGAAGTCCATCTGTTACCTCTGCTCCGTGGAAGAACATAAAAGCCACGACACAGTCTCAGCTGCAGCTGAAAGGACTGAGAggcagagagagctggaggagagtcAACAACAGATCCAGCAGAGAATCCAGGACAGAGAGAAGGAGGTGAAGCTGCTTCAACAGCAGGAGGAGGCCACTAATATGTCTGTTGATCAAGCAATGGAGAACAGCGAGAAGATCTTCACAGAGTTGATCTGTCTTGTCGAGAGAAAAAGAGGTGAAGTGAAGAACAACTTCAGATCCCAGCAGCAAACTAAAGTGGGGCAGGTTAAAGATcttcaggaggagctggagcaggagatcactgagctgaagaggagagacgcTGAGCTGAAGCAGCTCTCACTCACAGAGGATCACAGCCAGTTTCTGCTCAACTACCCCTCACTGCCACCACTCAGTGAGTCCACACACTCATCCAGCATCAATGTCCGACCTCCAGGAGACGTCAGGGATGTGACAGCAGCTGTGTCAGAGCTTGGAAAGAAGCTGGAGGACATTCTGAGAGAGGAACTGACACGCATCTCACTAACAATCACTCAGGTGGATGTCTCACCATCGGAACCAAAGAGCAGACCTGACTTCCTCCTAACATATTACCGTAACCTCACACTGGATCCAAATACGGCGCACACACGGCTGATGATGTTGAAGAAGAATAAGGTTACGGGTGTTGCTCAAACTCAGCCATACCCAGACAATGCAGGGAGATTTACTTTCTGGTGGCAGGTCCTGAGCAAGGAGAGTCTGACTGGACGTTGCTATTGGGAGGTGGAGTGGAAAGGAGACGGACTTTATGTTGCAGTTGCTTACAACAGCATCAGCAGGGATGGGAAAGGAAAAGAGTGCAGATTTGGTTGGAATGAGAATTCCTGGGCAGTGCACATCTATGGCAACACTTGCATTTTTTATCACAATTGTGAAAAGGTCTCCATCTCAGCCCCCGTTTCCTCCAGAATTGGAGTGTACCTGGATCACACAGCAGGTGTTCTGTCATTCTACAGCGTCTCTAAAGGCATGACTCTCCTCCACAGAATCCAGACCACATTCACTAAGCCGCTCCATGCTGGACTGTGGTTGAGCCTAGTTGGGGACGCTGCTGAATTCCACCATAAATCATAG
- the LOC110013321 gene encoding tripartite motif-containing protein 16-like, whose protein sequence is MSQQGVQLDLGRFKCSICLDLLKDPVTIPCGHSYCMKCIQGFWEEKEKYIYSCPYCRKTFAPRPVLEKTIVLENLLEMLKINHCYAGPEDVVCDVCTGRKLKAIKSCLICLASYCEKHLQPHLDAAAFKTHKLVEPSKNLQENICFCHDEVMKMFCRTDQKSFCYLCSVEEHKGHDTVSAAAERTERQRELEESQQQIQQRIQDREKEVKLLQQEVEAINHSADQTVKDSEKIFTEMIRLIQKRSCDVKQQIRSQQQTEVSRVKDLQEELEQEITELKRRDAELKQLSLTEDHSQFLLNYPSLPPLSESTHSSSINVRPLRYFEDVTAAVSELRDKLQDILREEWTNISLTVTHVDVLLPEPEPKSRADFFKYSLQITLDPNTAHRRLLLSEENRKMTVMEKLQSHSDRFTDYGEALGKERLTGRCYWEVEWKGYFVYVAVAYKNISRSGDESGFGFNDKSWALYCSQDNFFFFHNSIQTSISAPGSSRVGVYLDHRAGVLSFYSVSESMTLLHRVQTIFTQPLHAGLLIDHVGETAEFCKL, encoded by the coding sequence ATGTCTCAACAAGGAGTTCAACTCGACTTAGGAAGATTCAAATGTTCCATCTGTCTGGATCTTCTGAAGGATCCGGTGACTATTCCTTGTGGACACAGCTACTGCATGAAGTGTATTCAAGGATTCTGGGAGGAAAAAGAGAAGTACATCTACAGCTGCCCTTATTGTAGGAAGACCTTTGCACCAAGGCCTGTTCTGGAGAAAACCATCGTGTTAGAAAATTTGTTGGAAATGCTGAAGATTAATCACTGCTATGCTGGACCTGAAGATGTGGTCTGTGATGTCTGCActggaagaaaactgaaagccATCAAGTCCTGTTTGATCTGTCTAGCCTCTTACTGTGAGAAACACCTTCAGCCTCATTTGGATGCAGCTGCATTCAAGACACACAAGCTGGTGGAACCCTccaagaacctgcaggagaacatctgCTTCTGTcatgatgaggtgatgaagatgttcTGTCGCACTGATCAGAAGAGTTTCTGttatctctgctctgtggaagAACATAAAGGCCACGACACagtctcagctgcagcagaaaggactgagaggcagagagagctggaggagagtcaacaacaaatccagcagAGAATCCAGGACAGAGAGAAGGAGGTGAAGCTGCTTCAACAGGAGGTGGAGGCCATCAATCACTCTGCTGATCAAACAGTGAAGGACAGTGAGAAGATCTTCACTGAGATGATCCGTCTCATCCAGAAAAGAAGCTGTGatgtgaagcagcagatcagatccCAGCAGCAAACTGAAGTGAGTCGAGTCAAAGATcttcaggaggagctggagcaggagatcactgagctgaagaggagagacgcTGAGCTGAAGCAGCTCTCACTCACAGAGGATCACAGCCAGTTTCTGCTAAACTACCCCTCACTGCCACCACTCAGTGAGTCCACACACTCATCCAGCATCAATGTCCGTCCTCTGAGATACTTTGAGGATGTGACAGCAGCTGTGTCAGAGCTCAGAGACAAACTGCAGGACATTCTGAGAGAGGAATGGACAAACATCTCACTGACAGTCACTCATGTGGATGTTTTActgccagaaccagaaccaaagaGCAGAGCTGACTTCTTCAAATATTCACTTCAAATCACACTGGATCCAAACACAGCACACAGACGACTGTTACTGTCAGAGGAAAACAGAAAGATGACAGTAATGGAAAAACTTCAGTCTCATTCTGATAGATTTACTGATTATGGAGAAGCTCTGGGTAAAGAGAGACTGACTGGACGTTGTTACTGGGAGGTGGAGTGGAAAGGTTATTTTGTTTATGTAGCAGTCGCATACAAGAACATCAGCAGATCTGGAGATGAAAGTGGATTTGGTTTCAATGACAAATCCTGGGCATTGTATTGTTCCCaagacaatttcttttttttccacaacagcATCCAAACCTCCATCTCAGCTCCTGGTTCCTCCAGAGTAGGAGTGTACCTGGATCACAGAGCAGGTGTTCTGTCCTTCTACAGCGTCTCTGAAAGCATGACtctcctccacagagtccagacCATATTCACTCAGCCGCTACATGCTGGACTCTTAATTGATCATGTTGGAGAAACTGCAGAGTTTTGTAAACTTTGA